Below is a window of Nitrospiria bacterium DNA.
GGTCTATCCGGAAGGCACCTGGTACCAGAAGGTCACGCCCAACGATGTTGCCGAGATCCTGGAGCAACATATCATCAAGGGGCAGCCGGTTAAACGGCTCCTTCTCCCCGACGCGGTCTGGGGGCCCTAGCAGGTCGCTGAGCCATCGTAGGGGCGTATTGCAATACGCCCCTACAAAACACGAATGGGTCATAAAGAACACAAAGCGCAAGCGCCCTCCAGGGTGAGTTGCGCCGCCGTCACGGTGAGTGATACGCGCACGCCTGAAACGGACACGAGCGGCGCCTTGATCCGCAAGCTCCTCGCGGATTATGGCCATCGCATCGTGTCCTCCCACCATGTCAAGGACGAGCCGGCCGAGATCCAAAAACTTCTCGGCGCTCTTTCACAAAATCCGGACGTTCAGTCCGTGATCTTAAATGGCGGGACCGGAATTTCTAAGCGGGACGGAACCTACGAAGCCGTCGTCAAATTGCTGGACAAGCAACTGGACGGATTCGGCGAGCTTTTCCGTTCCCTGAGCTATCAAGAAATCGGTCCGGCGGCGATGATGAGTCGCGCCGTGGCGGGGACCTACGGGGGCAAGATCGTGATCTCGATCCCCGGGTCCGAAGCGGCCGTCCGACTCGCCATGGAAAAGCTGATCCTTCCCGAACTGGGCCATCTGGTCCGTGAAATCAATCGCTAAGGGTCTCGGAAACAATTTGGCCCAGACTTAACCGGACCCCCGGCTCAGGCTTGACGTCTTCCGAAATCCATCTTACACTTAAATAAGATTCATTTAGGAGAGGGCGTGATGGGCTATCGTTATGTGATTCTCGGTGCCGGACGTCAGGGCACGGCCTGTGCCTATGATCTGGCCCTCTTCGGCGAAGCCGAGCGGATCGTCCTTGCGGATGCCAATCCCGACTTTTCTCAAAAATCGGCCGAACGGCTTCGTCGTCTTTTGCCCTCTTCCAACACCACCCGGATTGAAGCCGTTGAAATCTCGGTCCAGAACCATTCGGATTTGATGAAGGTCCTGCGGGACGCCTCGGCCGTGATGAGCGCGGTGCCCTACTATTATAATCCCCGGATCGCCCGGGCCGCGATCGATGCCGCCGTCCCGATGTGCGATCTGGGCGGCGATATCGAAGCCGTCCTCGAAGTACAACGGTTGTCGGGGGCCGCGAAGGCCGCGGGCATCGCGATCGTTCCGGACTGCGGCCTGGCTCCTGGGATGAATAATATCCTGGCGGTTTACGGCATGGAACGGTTGGATGAGACTGTGTCGGTTCAGATCCGCTGCGGGGGTCTTCCGCAAATCCCGCGGCCGCCGTTGGCTTACCGGGTCGTCTTTAATCTCGATGGGATGTTGAACAACTATTTCGGAAAGGCCTACGTCCTTCGGAACGCCAAGGTAACAGAGATCGAAACGTTCAGCGGTCTGGAAAAGATCCGTTTTCCGAAGCCGCTGGGGGCGTGCGAGGCCTTCGTGACGGCCGGGGCGACTTCAAGCTGCCCC
It encodes the following:
- a CDS encoding MogA/MoaB family molybdenum cofactor biosynthesis protein is translated as MGHKEHKAQAPSRVSCAAVTVSDTRTPETDTSGALIRKLLADYGHRIVSSHHVKDEPAEIQKLLGALSQNPDVQSVILNGGTGISKRDGTYEAVVKLLDKQLDGFGELFRSLSYQEIGPAAMMSRAVAGTYGGKIVISIPGSEAAVRLAMEKLILPELGHLVREINR
- a CDS encoding saccharopine dehydrogenase C-terminal domain-containing protein yields the protein MGYRYVILGAGRQGTACAYDLALFGEAERIVLADANPDFSQKSAERLRRLLPSSNTTRIEAVEISVQNHSDLMKVLRDASAVMSAVPYYYNPRIARAAIDAAVPMCDLGGDIEAVLEVQRLSGAAKAAGIAIVPDCGLAPGMNNILAVYGMERLDETVSVQIRCGGLPQIPRPPLAYRVVFNLDGMLNNYFGKAYVLRNAKVTEIETFSGLEKIRFPKPLGACEAFVTAGATSSCPWTFEGRLQSYDYKTVRYAGHYEKIKLLRDLGLLDLRPVSVKGTSVAPRDLFVKVVGDRIAFPEDRDLVVLRVICRGRKNRRPAEVVLDMLEYHDPATGFSAMERTTGFSTGIVAAMLARGEIREKGVVPLETAIPAGPFVKELGRRGMAVREKIVYRKNRRKIKG
- a CDS encoding (2Fe-2S) ferredoxin domain-containing protein produces the protein VYPEGTWYQKVTPNDVAEILEQHIIKGQPVKRLLLPDAVWGP